One Calditrichota bacterium DNA segment encodes these proteins:
- a CDS encoding DUF4185 domain-containing protein, producing MKIKQNKLIFALSLVIVSFFVRCKFDRIEQPAHAAPGEVIEIKVTISDNIDETTNPHKGVLCVLVPDDWQFLSGEYAGRVGSGEMFYSPEWSDSAEACYPAAEFGDGMNWIALISDTGYTYTNNPSVEIDTHWQVGEREGCFSLAYLATKATRDLICTGWSPFSYPHPIGIPDICDTTEALRAEPAPEWSELFHRKNGWTGSDAVYSIPISGYDYPSPDKNEKTIFVFGDTFIGEVGENDQRVNAKMIRNTVALLRGKEAIPESLSFYWKTTSQTIPAAMFEADTPNSKPGDWIWPMDGISLNDKIYVFGLRLDYENNYFRIVGTTLISFELDSADQIINYRHVDAPLFYQNQAAGMQFVLGQAVMPMTDFSGNPNPDGYIYVYGPRNSFGNKGLVASRVLPENFADFSQWEFWNGTGWSNNIADCAVITNGISQEFSVSPLKDGRFLLVFEAGGKVKVKFGESPVGPFQAALSVYDCPEPGTDPDIFVYNAKAHPHLSSENVMLISYNVNTFSLYDLMHRADIYRPRFIWLKLFDEGTPVDVQKGVSIPEEFDMLHNFPNPFNGGTTIFFSLRDGGVVSVEIFNLLGEKVNSLMYDSFKAPGKYFLRWNGKDFQGKNMSSGIYLCQLKIHRKIYSQKMLLLR from the coding sequence ATGAAAATAAAACAGAATAAGTTAATCTTCGCGCTGTCGTTGGTGATCGTTTCTTTTTTCGTTCGATGCAAATTCGATCGCATCGAGCAGCCGGCTCACGCAGCGCCCGGAGAGGTCATAGAAATAAAAGTGACCATTTCCGACAATATTGATGAAACGACAAATCCCCACAAAGGCGTGCTCTGTGTTCTCGTTCCCGATGACTGGCAGTTTTTGTCCGGCGAGTACGCCGGCCGCGTTGGCAGCGGCGAGATGTTTTATTCTCCGGAATGGTCCGACTCGGCCGAAGCGTGCTATCCGGCGGCGGAATTTGGCGATGGAATGAACTGGATCGCTTTGATTTCAGACACCGGCTACACGTACACTAATAATCCGAGCGTGGAAATCGATACTCACTGGCAGGTCGGAGAGCGCGAGGGATGTTTTTCGCTGGCATATCTGGCGACAAAAGCCACGCGCGATTTGATTTGCACCGGTTGGTCGCCTTTTTCGTATCCGCACCCGATTGGCATTCCCGATATCTGCGACACAACAGAAGCGCTGCGTGCCGAACCAGCGCCGGAATGGAGCGAATTGTTTCATCGAAAAAACGGTTGGACTGGCAGCGATGCCGTGTATTCGATCCCGATTTCCGGTTACGATTACCCTTCTCCTGATAAAAATGAAAAGACAATTTTTGTTTTTGGCGACACTTTTATCGGCGAAGTGGGCGAAAATGATCAGCGAGTGAATGCAAAAATGATCAGAAATACAGTGGCATTGTTGCGGGGCAAAGAAGCAATTCCCGAGAGCCTCAGTTTTTATTGGAAAACCACCAGTCAGACCATCCCCGCAGCCATGTTTGAAGCGGACACGCCGAACTCGAAGCCCGGCGATTGGATCTGGCCCATGGACGGAATTTCTTTGAATGATAAAATTTACGTTTTTGGTTTGCGGCTGGATTACGAAAATAATTATTTCCGCATTGTAGGCACAACGCTGATTTCTTTTGAATTGGATTCAGCGGATCAAATCATCAATTATCGTCACGTCGACGCGCCGCTGTTCTATCAGAACCAGGCGGCAGGAATGCAGTTTGTTCTGGGGCAGGCAGTCATGCCGATGACAGATTTTTCCGGGAATCCGAATCCTGATGGCTACATTTACGTGTACGGTCCCCGTAATTCATTCGGAAACAAAGGACTTGTCGCTTCGCGCGTACTGCCGGAAAATTTTGCAGATTTTTCTCAATGGGAATTTTGGAACGGAACGGGTTGGTCGAACAATATCGCCGATTGCGCTGTGATTACCAATGGCATTTCTCAGGAATTCAGCGTCAGCCCTCTGAAAGACGGGAGATTTTTGCTGGTTTTTGAAGCGGGCGGAAAAGTGAAAGTCAAATTTGGAGAATCGCCGGTAGGACCGTTTCAGGCGGCGCTGTCTGTTTACGATTGCCCGGAACCGGGAACTGATCCCGATATTTTTGTTTACAACGCCAAGGCTCACCCTCATCTTTCGTCGGAAAATGTAATGCTGATTAGCTATAATGTCAACACTTTCAGCCTCTATGATTTGATGCATCGCGCTGATATTTACAGGCCTCGTTTTATTTGGCTAAAATTATTCGACGAGGGGACGCCTGTCGATGTGCAAAAAGGGGTGTCAATCCCGGAAGAATTTGACATGTTGCACAATTTTCCCAATCCGTTCAATGGCGGAACCACAATTTTTTTCTCGCTTCGAGATGGCGGAGTCGTTTCCGTGGAAATTTTTAATTTACTTGGCGAAAAGGTAAATTCTCTAATGTACGATAGCTTCAAAGCGCCAGGAAAATATTTTCTGCGTTGGAATGGCAAGGATTTTCAAGGAAAAAATATGAGCTCCGGAATTTATCTGTGCCAATTAAAAATTCACCGGAAAATCTATTCACAAAAAATGTTGCTGTTGCGATGA
- a CDS encoding cobalamin-binding protein, translated as MDFFTEIADNLCRGYSAEVEKLIRMALEANVPPLDILHNGLISGMDRISVLFKNNEIYIPEVLVAASSMHAGADVLRPYLANTNSRNNKKIIVGTVKGDLHDIGKNLVSMMLEGAGFQLIDLGVDVSPEKFVHAAREQSAHLIGISALLTTTMHMMKITVDTIHATDLKNKVKIVIGGAPITQHFADLIGADGYAEDFVTAVDVVKRLLRV; from the coding sequence ATGGACTTTTTTACAGAAATCGCTGACAATCTTTGTCGCGGCTACAGCGCCGAGGTAGAGAAATTGATCCGAATGGCGCTTGAGGCAAATGTCCCGCCACTGGACATTTTACACAACGGTTTAATTTCGGGAATGGATCGAATCAGCGTTTTGTTCAAAAATAACGAAATTTACATTCCTGAAGTCCTTGTTGCCGCTTCTTCCATGCATGCCGGCGCTGACGTCCTTCGGCCTTATCTTGCAAATACAAATTCCAGAAACAATAAAAAAATCATTGTGGGAACCGTCAAAGGCGACCTGCACGACATCGGCAAAAATCTCGTAAGCATGATGCTTGAAGGCGCAGGCTTTCAGCTCATCGATCTCGGCGTTGACGTGTCGCCGGAGAAATTTGTTCATGCGGCGCGCGAGCAATCGGCGCATTTGATCGGAATTTCCGCGCTGCTGACGACCACCATGCACATGATGAAAATTACTGTGGATACAATTCATGCGACTGATTTGAAAAATAAAGTGAAAATCGTGATTGGCGGGGCGCCGATTACGCAGCATTTCGCTGATTTGATTGGCGCGGACGGTTACGCAGAGGATTTCGTCACCGCCGTGGATGTCGTTAAAAGACTGCTTCGAGTTTGA
- a CDS encoding helix-turn-helix domain-containing protein, giving the protein MIDLIELIRDSQGTRSLNRFLTYFNELTGINIHVINSYGEVVFSAANQQRKPLPCQIFQEDSHSMSQCREYRKDSCLEALRWGDAYISECPHKFIQIAVPILYNEKFIGGLVAAPLLMRRVGESFLKNSGHGKSFSKDKMRALKSALSQVPVIPEKRVKVAAELIFSIADFFSIPDLGLLTARRQSYREQAQVAEEIQRYKRNSDAPSPSLFPILNPKKEKELITLVRLGDKIGAKTILNEFLAQVMLYNPINLELMKAHVLELLAILTRAVVEEGANPESIFGLRYQFISELSDISDHQSLCFWVVKMMEIICDTIYQTRNQQHFYILEKACNYIRENYSEKVALETVAKHVFVSPFYLSHLFKDDLNTTFGEFLTKTRIEAAKALLRDTDLSLSQIALEVGYPDQSYFTKVFKKVERITPKTFRRLRQPVY; this is encoded by the coding sequence ATGATTGATCTCATCGAATTAATCCGCGACAGTCAGGGCACTCGCTCGCTGAATAGATTTTTGACCTATTTCAATGAATTGACGGGTATCAATATTCATGTGATCAACAGTTACGGCGAGGTGGTTTTTTCCGCTGCAAATCAGCAGCGGAAGCCGCTACCCTGTCAAATTTTTCAAGAAGATTCCCATTCGATGAGTCAATGCCGGGAATATCGAAAAGATTCCTGTTTGGAAGCCCTGCGCTGGGGAGACGCCTACATTTCGGAATGTCCGCACAAATTCATTCAAATTGCTGTTCCCATTTTGTACAATGAAAAATTTATCGGCGGATTGGTTGCGGCACCGCTTTTGATGAGGCGCGTCGGCGAGAGTTTTTTGAAAAATTCTGGACATGGAAAGTCTTTTTCAAAAGACAAAATGCGGGCGTTAAAATCAGCGCTGTCGCAAGTGCCGGTGATTCCTGAAAAAAGAGTCAAAGTCGCCGCGGAATTGATATTTTCCATTGCGGATTTTTTCTCCATTCCGGATCTGGGTTTGCTTACGGCGCGGCGCCAATCTTACCGCGAACAAGCCCAGGTGGCCGAGGAAATTCAGCGCTACAAACGGAACAGCGATGCGCCTTCGCCGTCTTTGTTTCCCATTCTCAATCCTAAAAAAGAAAAAGAGCTCATCACGCTCGTACGCCTTGGGGATAAAATCGGCGCCAAAACGATTCTCAACGAGTTTTTGGCGCAGGTGATGTTGTACAATCCCATCAATCTGGAATTGATGAAAGCTCATGTCCTGGAACTGCTGGCAATTTTAACGCGAGCTGTTGTCGAAGAAGGCGCTAATCCGGAGAGTATTTTTGGCTTGCGCTACCAGTTCATCTCTGAACTTTCCGATATTTCGGATCACCAGTCCCTCTGTTTCTGGGTGGTGAAAATGATGGAAATTATTTGCGATACCATTTACCAAACACGAAATCAGCAACATTTTTACATACTGGAAAAAGCGTGTAACTATATTCGCGAAAATTATTCCGAAAAGGTGGCGCTGGAAACTGTTGCAAAACATGTTTTTGTAAGTCCTTTTTATTTAAGCCACTTATTCAAGGACGATCTGAATACTACTTTTGGCGAATTTTTGACGAAAACCCGAATCGAAGCTGCCAAAGCCCTCTTACGCGATACCGACCTCTCTTTGTCTCAGATTGCCCTCGAAGTTGGCTATCCGGATCAAAGCTATTTTACCAAAGTTTTCAAAAAAGTGGAACGCATTACGCCAAAGACTTTTCGCCGATTACGTCAACCTGTTTATTGA